From one Catellatospora sp. IY07-71 genomic stretch:
- a CDS encoding TetR family transcriptional regulator, whose protein sequence is MTGRVINRREQHKQHTRAALEQAALALFARRGYEHTTVEEIAAEAGVSVRTFFRYYSSKQHVLFGDVGHERVDQLRGALAARPADEPPLESVRAVLDAADITDEAELDQLRARLALLSEQPSLLSTYLVLSEELRRLVSVFVAGRCGRAETHPYPLLVAGAAQAAWDSALWSWAAGQSRDLAIQRRSAFAQLTAGVLPPDERGEPPHQP, encoded by the coding sequence ATGACCGGACGGGTGATCAACCGGCGGGAACAGCACAAACAGCACACGCGGGCGGCGCTGGAGCAGGCGGCGCTCGCCCTGTTCGCCCGCCGGGGCTACGAGCACACCACGGTCGAGGAGATCGCCGCCGAGGCGGGCGTCTCGGTGCGCACCTTCTTCCGCTACTACTCCTCCAAGCAGCACGTGCTCTTCGGCGACGTCGGGCACGAGCGGGTGGACCAGCTGCGCGGCGCGCTGGCGGCACGGCCCGCCGACGAGCCTCCGCTGGAGTCGGTGCGCGCGGTGCTGGACGCGGCCGACATCACCGACGAGGCCGAGCTGGACCAGCTCCGCGCCCGGCTCGCCCTGCTCAGCGAGCAGCCGTCGCTGCTGAGCACGTACCTCGTCCTCAGCGAGGAGTTGCGGCGGCTGGTGAGCGTGTTCGTGGCCGGGCGCTGCGGCAGGGCCGAGACGCACCCGTACCCGCTGCTGGTGGCGGGTGCGGCGCAGGCTGCCTGGGACAGCGCGCTGTGGTCGTGGGCCGCCGGGCAGTCCCGCGACCTGGCGATCCAGCGCCGCTCTGCCTTTGCCCAGCTCACCGCAGGGGTCCTACCACCGGATGAAAGGGGCGAACCGCCTCACCAGCCATAA
- a CDS encoding PrsW family intramembrane metalloprotease yields the protein MTVAGRSRRWRFSVRPTPRAARALKSLQLPAFWLLGLILLAGMARLLEILRADLARFPVATTSAIVLFALYAVPFWLFIASMDFLEREPPLLMATAFAWGGAVATTAAIPGTQALHDLVAKLISPAFAAAWGSAIAGPTVEELLKALGVVMIVLVARKQINSVLDGMVYGALIGLGYQVVEDIVFAVNAVALRGQGDGVGPVVATFFLRGFLAGLWSHTLFTALAGAGIAWFVVRTDKPLWWRLGGLGLGLGLAWLTHFVWNSPLFADGLGSGAAGVLLGMLGKGLPALAMVLALLWVARHREAHYYVAQLARLQDPRIATPGELQIMGHGHLRADARRYGRARGGRAGERAVRGLQTAQARLAVELSRVDRISPGDELLVHCRDEVLAQRQRLVDLGHPEAVVSPMRPAVPRVVVLGILFATALFLLIWQAIKTMNAA from the coding sequence GTGACGGTGGCGGGGCGCTCCCGGCGCTGGCGCTTCTCGGTGCGCCCGACCCCGCGGGCCGCGCGCGCCCTGAAGTCGCTCCAGCTGCCCGCGTTCTGGCTGCTGGGCCTGATCCTGCTGGCGGGGATGGCCCGGCTGCTGGAGATCCTGCGCGCCGACCTGGCCCGCTTCCCGGTGGCGACCACCTCGGCGATCGTCCTGTTCGCCCTGTACGCCGTGCCGTTCTGGCTCTTCATCGCGTCCATGGACTTCCTGGAACGGGAGCCGCCGCTGCTCATGGCGACCGCGTTCGCCTGGGGCGGCGCGGTGGCCACCACCGCCGCCATCCCGGGCACCCAGGCGCTGCACGACCTGGTCGCCAAGCTGATCTCACCCGCGTTCGCGGCGGCCTGGGGCTCGGCCATCGCCGGGCCGACCGTCGAGGAGCTGCTCAAGGCGCTCGGCGTGGTGATGATCGTGCTGGTCGCCCGCAAGCAGATCAACAGCGTGCTGGACGGCATGGTGTACGGCGCCCTGATCGGGCTCGGCTACCAGGTGGTCGAGGACATCGTGTTCGCGGTGAACGCGGTGGCGCTGCGCGGGCAGGGCGACGGGGTGGGCCCGGTGGTGGCCACGTTCTTCCTGCGCGGCTTCCTGGCCGGGCTGTGGAGCCACACCCTGTTCACGGCGCTGGCCGGAGCGGGCATCGCCTGGTTCGTGGTGCGCACCGACAAGCCGCTGTGGTGGCGGCTCGGGGGCCTGGGCCTCGGGCTCGGCCTGGCCTGGCTCACCCACTTCGTCTGGAACTCGCCGCTGTTCGCCGACGGCCTCGGCTCCGGCGCGGCCGGGGTGCTGCTCGGCATGCTCGGCAAGGGCCTGCCCGCGCTCGCCATGGTGCTCGCCCTGCTCTGGGTCGCCCGGCACCGGGAGGCGCACTACTACGTGGCGCAGCTGGCACGACTGCAGGACCCGCGCATCGCCACCCCGGGCGAGCTGCAGATCATGGGCCACGGCCACCTGCGCGCCGACGCCCGGCGCTACGGCCGGGCCCGCGGCGGCCGCGCCGGGGAGCGGGCGGTGCGCGGGCTGCAGACCGCCCAGGCCCGGCTGGCCGTCGAGCTGAGCCGGGTGGACCGCATCTCGCCCGGCGACGAGCTGCTCGTGCACTGCCGCGACGAGGTGCTCGCGCAGCGGCAGCGCCTGGTCGACCTCGGCCACCCCGAGGCCGTCGTCTCACCCATGCGCCCCGCCGTGCCCCGCGTGGTTGTCCTCGGCATCCTCTTCGCGACCGCCCTCTTCCTCCTCATCTGGCAGGCCATCAAAACCATGAACGCCGCCTAG
- a CDS encoding FtsX-like permease family protein yields MLGRRRAYSAKGLLTAAAAAALISTTLLVALASYSGAVIEAGGRAAVAAAPPDERAIQIRLPSRTGGSGWVSTGEDVGKSFSAESWTATDAKLRESFARRFGDTRLSVTAAGYASGLRFNGDTGDAVADSYGVVYARVMFLEDLAAHARLVSGSWPQTGAQVPQTVVGEAAAHALGLKTGSRVRMTNGITKKVQEVEVVGVFAPLTADDPYWLLVPEIAEGVEPGRNTYGPLVLNREDFFDGWSYLGNSGWVVTPDLSRALLSELVAARGAVTTLGEVPKELGYGEGGQASTHLERLVDRIQQASLVGRSDLLTPLLLISILGGYALILLAALLTEGRRAETALLRARGASRGQLAGLAAWEALLIAAPGAVLAPLLVAPLLKLAERVPALAAIGLRLEGGISPLTVGVAVTAGLGCVLAMLLPALRGGGTYVADLAARSRPSRTAVAQRAGLDLALIGFAVLAWFQLRQYDSPLSGVAGELGIDPMLAAAGPLGVLAGAVVALRLLPPLTRLLERQVDRRSWFAAQLGVWQAGRRPHAGPVLLLALSVAVSTLAWTLAATARQSQLDQADHTTGADLRLTETSWIAPRQRVSQVAALPGVAAALPAWRTTLTAGERETAVSLLALDAAAAGDVLRMRADMGDIHALTAALTAESRQAPGVAVPAGTKSLRGSVRVTANGQDFLARPREASSALFTDEHGGVHVVPLAESDDADGYAFDVPVPDTAGLRLTGFATDGPDMPFGLRITWELTGLSTVAATGAAVPLDLGLPGGSWGVPGSHGEVKVAVTGDGARVDMMDPGGAVNVPYTFTLRPDAPPVTVPVLATPEALAALHTQVGAKVDVPLWGVTTTVHVTGEATALPGGLEPAALLVDMPALAAHLQREGAPRIPVISEWWLRTDPARHAEAAAAAASLPNLLTIDRHALALHAADDPFGAGARIALFIAALGAIGLALVGVAVDVRATARRRVAELAVLNTLGATPNLLARALMIEQAFLAGLGVAVGLLVGMFVARTTGPLVILTPSASRPVPPALTTTDWPPVLGTAAILLAITLVLAGLVATTMRQRLAAAQLRIGADR; encoded by the coding sequence ATGCTGGGACGTCGGCGGGCCTACAGCGCGAAGGGCCTGTTGACAGCCGCGGCTGCGGCAGCGCTGATCTCGACCACGCTGCTGGTGGCACTGGCGAGTTACAGCGGCGCGGTGATCGAGGCGGGCGGCCGGGCGGCCGTCGCCGCGGCGCCGCCGGACGAACGGGCGATCCAGATCCGGCTGCCCTCGCGCACGGGCGGCAGCGGCTGGGTCTCCACCGGGGAGGACGTCGGCAAGTCGTTCTCCGCCGAGTCGTGGACCGCCACGGACGCCAAGCTGCGCGAGTCGTTCGCGCGCCGGTTCGGCGACACCCGCCTCTCGGTCACCGCCGCCGGGTACGCCAGCGGCCTGCGCTTCAACGGCGACACCGGGGACGCGGTGGCCGACTCCTACGGCGTCGTCTACGCCCGGGTCATGTTCCTGGAGGACCTCGCCGCGCACGCCCGGCTCGTCTCCGGCAGCTGGCCGCAGACCGGCGCGCAGGTGCCGCAGACCGTCGTCGGCGAGGCCGCCGCGCACGCGCTGGGCCTCAAGACCGGCTCCCGGGTGCGGATGACCAACGGCATCACCAAGAAGGTCCAGGAGGTCGAGGTCGTCGGCGTGTTCGCGCCGCTGACCGCCGACGACCCGTACTGGCTGCTCGTGCCGGAGATCGCCGAGGGCGTCGAGCCGGGCCGCAACACGTACGGCCCGCTGGTGCTCAACCGGGAGGACTTCTTCGACGGCTGGTCCTACCTCGGCAACAGCGGCTGGGTGGTCACCCCCGACCTGTCCCGGGCGCTGCTGTCCGAACTCGTCGCCGCCCGCGGCGCCGTGACCACCCTCGGCGAGGTGCCCAAGGAACTGGGCTACGGCGAGGGCGGCCAGGCCTCGACGCACCTGGAACGCCTGGTCGACCGCATCCAGCAGGCCAGCCTCGTCGGCCGCTCCGACCTGCTCACCCCGCTCCTGCTCATCTCGATCCTCGGCGGGTACGCCCTGATCCTGCTGGCGGCGCTGCTCACCGAAGGCCGCCGGGCGGAGACCGCACTGCTGCGTGCCCGCGGCGCGTCCCGCGGCCAGCTCGCCGGGCTCGCCGCGTGGGAGGCGCTGCTGATCGCGGCCCCGGGTGCCGTGCTCGCCCCGCTGCTGGTCGCGCCGCTGCTCAAGCTCGCCGAGCGGGTGCCCGCGCTGGCGGCCATCGGGCTGCGCCTGGAGGGCGGCATCAGCCCTCTCACCGTCGGCGTCGCGGTGACCGCCGGGCTCGGCTGCGTGCTGGCCATGCTACTGCCCGCGCTGCGCGGCGGCGGCACCTACGTGGCCGACCTGGCCGCCCGTTCCCGGCCCAGCCGCACCGCCGTGGCCCAGCGCGCCGGTCTGGACCTCGCGCTCATCGGCTTCGCCGTGCTCGCCTGGTTCCAGCTGCGGCAGTACGACTCCCCGCTGTCCGGGGTCGCCGGCGAGCTGGGCATCGACCCGATGCTGGCCGCCGCCGGGCCGCTCGGCGTGCTGGCCGGCGCGGTCGTCGCGCTGCGCCTGCTGCCGCCGCTGACCCGGCTGCTGGAGCGCCAGGTCGACCGCAGGTCCTGGTTCGCCGCCCAGCTCGGCGTATGGCAGGCCGGCCGCCGCCCGCACGCCGGGCCGGTGCTGCTGCTGGCGCTGAGCGTCGCGGTCAGCACGCTGGCCTGGACGCTCGCCGCGACCGCCCGGCAGTCCCAGCTGGACCAGGCCGACCACACCACGGGCGCGGACCTGCGCCTGACCGAGACGTCCTGGATCGCCCCGCGCCAGCGGGTGAGCCAGGTCGCCGCGCTGCCCGGCGTCGCCGCCGCGCTGCCCGCCTGGCGGACCACGCTGACCGCGGGCGAGCGGGAGACAGCGGTCTCGCTGCTCGCACTCGACGCCGCGGCCGCCGGCGACGTGCTGCGGATGCGGGCGGACATGGGTGACATCCACGCGCTGACCGCCGCGCTGACCGCGGAGAGCCGGCAGGCGCCGGGCGTGGCCGTGCCGGCCGGGACGAAGTCGCTGCGCGGCTCGGTCCGCGTCACCGCGAACGGGCAGGACTTCCTGGCCCGGCCCCGGGAGGCGAGCTCTGCCCTGTTCACCGACGAGCACGGCGGCGTGCACGTGGTGCCGCTCGCCGAGAGCGACGACGCCGACGGGTACGCGTTCGACGTGCCGGTGCCGGACACGGCCGGGCTGCGGCTGACCGGTTTCGCTACCGACGGGCCCGACATGCCCTTCGGGCTGCGCATCACCTGGGAGCTCACCGGGCTGTCCACCGTCGCCGCGACCGGCGCCGCGGTCCCGCTCGACCTCGGCCTGCCGGGTGGCAGCTGGGGCGTTCCGGGCAGCCACGGCGAGGTCAAGGTCGCGGTGACCGGCGACGGCGCCCGGGTCGACATGATGGATCCGGGCGGCGCGGTCAACGTGCCGTACACGTTCACGCTGCGACCCGACGCCCCGCCCGTCACCGTGCCCGTGCTGGCCACCCCGGAGGCGCTCGCCGCGCTGCACACCCAGGTCGGCGCGAAGGTGGACGTCCCGCTGTGGGGCGTCACCACGACGGTGCACGTGACCGGCGAGGCCACCGCGCTGCCCGGCGGGCTGGAGCCCGCCGCGCTGCTGGTCGACATGCCCGCGCTCGCCGCTCACCTGCAGCGGGAGGGTGCCCCCCGGATCCCGGTCATCAGCGAGTGGTGGCTGCGTACCGACCCGGCCCGGCACGCCGAGGCCGCCGCCGCGGCCGCCTCGCTGCCCAACCTGCTCACCATCGACCGGCACGCCCTGGCGCTGCACGCCGCAGACGACCCGTTCGGCGCCGGTGCGCGTATCGCGCTGTTCATCGCGGCGCTGGGCGCGATCGGGCTGGCCCTGGTCGGCGTCGCGGTCGACGTGCGGGCCACCGCCCGGCGGCGGGTCGCCGAGCTGGCCGTGCTCAACACCCTCGGCGCCACGCCGAACCTGCTGGCCCGTGCCCTGATGATCGAGCAGGCGTTCCTGGCCGGGCTCGGCGTGGCCGTCGGCCTGCTGGTGGGCATGTTCGTCGCGCGGACCACCGGCCCGCTGGTGATCCTCACCCCGAGCGCGAGCCGGCCCGTGCCGCCCGCGCTCACCACGACGGACTGGCCGCCAGTGCTCGGCACGGCGGCGATCCTGCTCGCCATCACCCTGGTGCTGGCCGGGCTCGTCGCGACCACGATGCGGCAGCGGCTGGCCGCCGCCCAGCTGCGGATCGGAGCTGACCGGTGA
- a CDS encoding polysaccharide deacetylase family protein translates to MAHRRVHGLAAVVTGITLTLSAACGGKPAAAPWNPASAGAAPGASAAATPSLDASPSPSPSLAAPSPTPSRAPTKAPTTKPTPEKAKYTLQRTTGSAGVALTFDDGPHATWTPKVLDALKARGVKATFCLVGTQAKAYPQLVQRIVAEGHTLCNHSWNHEFKLGTWSEAAIRANMQRTNDAIHAAVPGAPIRYFRHPGGNWTAAAVKVSRSLGMSPLHWTVDPQDWRRPPASTIASRVVKNTRAGGVVLLHDAGGDRANTLAALPTIISGLRGKYRLIRLPDTL, encoded by the coding sequence ATGGCGCACCGACGCGTCCACGGCCTGGCCGCCGTGGTGACCGGAATCACCCTGACTCTGTCCGCGGCGTGCGGCGGCAAACCCGCCGCCGCGCCCTGGAACCCGGCCTCGGCGGGTGCCGCCCCCGGTGCCTCGGCCGCGGCAACACCCTCGCTCGACGCCTCACCCAGCCCGTCACCCAGCCTGGCCGCGCCCAGCCCCACGCCGAGCCGGGCGCCGACGAAGGCCCCGACCACCAAGCCCACCCCGGAGAAGGCGAAGTACACCCTCCAGCGCACCACCGGCTCGGCCGGGGTCGCGCTGACCTTCGACGACGGGCCGCACGCCACCTGGACCCCGAAGGTGCTCGACGCGCTCAAGGCGCGCGGCGTCAAGGCCACCTTCTGCCTGGTCGGCACCCAGGCCAAGGCGTACCCGCAGCTCGTTCAGCGGATCGTGGCGGAGGGCCACACGCTGTGCAACCACAGCTGGAACCACGAGTTCAAGCTCGGCACCTGGTCCGAGGCCGCGATCCGGGCCAACATGCAACGCACCAACGACGCCATCCACGCCGCCGTGCCGGGCGCCCCGATCCGCTACTTCCGTCATCCGGGCGGAAACTGGACCGCCGCCGCGGTAAAGGTGAGCCGCAGCCTCGGCATGAGCCCGCTGCACTGGACCGTCGACCCGCAGGACTGGCGGCGCCCGCCCGCCTCCACCATCGCGAGCCGGGTCGTCAAGAACACCCGCGCCGGGGGCGTGGTGCTGCTCCACGACGCCGGCGGCGACCGCGCGAACACCCTGGCCGCGCTGCCCACTATCATCTCCGGCCTGCGCGGGAAGTACCGGCTCATCCGCCTGCCCGACACGCTCTGA
- a CDS encoding FtsX-like permease family protein, whose amino-acid sequence MKGWIARVRAGAGPLALLGVLTLAAGLLALGAPRVANQLTDDGLRNDVSPLSYTSRDLTYRATKPENANWDPQRRLEQQQAVLYPALRERVTQSWWALATVQDESFVRGTGLPERTPPLFSVRAGSGLEEQADLVEGRWPHTQPGENRTVEVVLTKWNAEQLEQRVGSTFRFHDRVPMEVVGIIEPHDENGTYWEPMPTGLRAYLPNDDGDPYRAVVFSDQAGLALLEKLAPVVYEWRYRIDTATLDMAVLPAVVEAANVARRQGIESSLTTGLDTALARFAERARAAQALLAVVQVGALVTLAGLVLLAARVLVSRRRAEFALLRARGGAILTIGSYTLLESLLVVPAAIVGALAGTAVPGRPAATWPVLAVFTALAVLAVPVMTMRTSRDPSFSGERADVASTRVGLKRRTAELSLLVLAGAGVWLLRERGLSESGEVDVYLAAVPALLAAGAAVAMVRVIPPVVAWLGRLAVRRRGAVGFLGLSRAGRTAGAVIGPVAVLVVAVSTAVFSVAVAGTIDSGRDRATDLRMAADVKVDGYYFDERTATELAAVPGVTAVAPYMVESAGDLAVDQQRKGTVYALVLDGPAYAKVLAESGVEVTPPAAFTEAGQSPVIPALVSPGAAKQIGDGKPMVTLRGRFYDFSVAAVVDGFPPIANGATNFVVLPWQAFPADSRQALLPSGYLLAGDPDPQALRAVGDAGQERWASTGYRAKAYEPVTQVTTWDQTRASLDETSVNAVITFAFAIGAGTGVVLALLAIGFAVVSGARGRGTVLSRLRTMGLTRGQGRGLLLVELMPVVTVAVLTGAAVGVAMPRLIAPALGLDTFTDGITVGVAFDPLVAGAAVALVLIGMLTALAVETLFNRRLRLGEVLRLGSFEAGES is encoded by the coding sequence GTGAAGGGTTGGATCGCCCGGGTACGGGCCGGAGCCGGGCCCCTGGCCCTGCTGGGGGTGCTCACGCTCGCGGCCGGCCTGCTCGCGCTCGGCGCGCCGCGGGTCGCCAACCAGCTGACCGACGACGGCCTGCGCAACGACGTCTCGCCCCTCAGCTACACCTCCCGTGACCTCACCTACCGCGCGACGAAGCCGGAGAACGCCAACTGGGACCCGCAGCGGCGCCTGGAGCAGCAGCAGGCGGTCCTCTACCCCGCCCTGCGGGAGCGCGTCACGCAGTCCTGGTGGGCCCTGGCGACGGTGCAGGACGAGTCGTTCGTACGCGGCACCGGCCTGCCGGAACGCACCCCGCCGCTGTTCAGCGTCCGCGCCGGCAGCGGGCTGGAGGAGCAGGCCGACCTGGTCGAGGGCCGGTGGCCGCACACCCAGCCGGGCGAGAACCGCACGGTCGAGGTCGTGCTCACCAAGTGGAACGCCGAGCAGCTGGAGCAGCGGGTCGGCAGCACCTTCCGCTTCCACGACCGGGTGCCGATGGAGGTCGTCGGCATCATCGAGCCGCACGACGAGAACGGCACCTACTGGGAGCCGATGCCGACCGGCCTCCGGGCCTACCTGCCCAACGACGACGGCGACCCGTACCGCGCGGTGGTCTTCTCCGACCAGGCCGGGCTGGCCCTGCTGGAGAAGCTGGCGCCGGTCGTCTACGAGTGGCGCTACCGCATCGACACCGCGACGCTCGACATGGCCGTGCTGCCCGCCGTGGTCGAGGCGGCCAACGTCGCCCGGCGGCAGGGCATCGAGTCGTCGCTGACGACCGGCCTGGACACCGCGCTGGCCCGGTTCGCCGAGCGCGCCCGCGCCGCCCAGGCGCTGCTCGCCGTGGTGCAGGTGGGCGCGCTGGTCACCCTGGCCGGGCTGGTGCTGCTGGCCGCGCGTGTGCTGGTGAGCCGGCGGCGGGCCGAGTTCGCGCTGCTGCGGGCCCGGGGCGGGGCGATCCTGACCATCGGGTCGTACACCCTGCTGGAATCGCTGCTCGTGGTGCCCGCCGCGATCGTCGGGGCGCTGGCCGGCACGGCGGTGCCGGGGCGGCCCGCGGCCACCTGGCCGGTGCTGGCCGTGTTCACCGCGCTGGCGGTGCTGGCCGTGCCGGTGATGACCATGCGCACCTCGCGCGACCCGTCGTTCTCCGGCGAGCGCGCCGACGTGGCGAGCACCCGGGTGGGCCTGAAGCGGCGCACCGCCGAGCTGAGCCTGCTGGTGCTCGCCGGGGCGGGCGTATGGCTGCTGCGCGAGCGCGGCCTGAGCGAGTCCGGTGAGGTCGACGTCTACCTGGCGGCGGTGCCCGCGCTGCTGGCCGCGGGCGCGGCGGTGGCCATGGTGCGGGTGATCCCGCCGGTGGTCGCCTGGCTGGGCCGGCTGGCCGTACGCCGCCGGGGCGCGGTCGGCTTCCTGGGCCTGTCCCGGGCGGGCCGCACCGCGGGCGCCGTGATCGGCCCGGTGGCCGTGCTGGTCGTCGCGGTGAGCACCGCGGTGTTCAGCGTGGCCGTCGCGGGCACCATCGACTCCGGCCGCGACCGCGCCACGGACCTGCGGATGGCCGCGGACGTCAAGGTCGACGGCTACTACTTCGACGAGCGGACGGCCACCGAGCTGGCCGCCGTGCCCGGGGTGACCGCGGTGGCCCCCTACATGGTCGAGTCGGCCGGCGACCTGGCCGTCGACCAGCAGCGCAAGGGCACGGTGTACGCGCTGGTGCTGGACGGCCCGGCCTACGCGAAGGTGCTGGCCGAATCCGGGGTCGAGGTCACCCCGCCCGCGGCGTTCACCGAGGCGGGCCAGAGCCCGGTCATCCCGGCCCTGGTCTCGCCCGGAGCCGCGAAGCAGATCGGCGACGGCAAGCCCATGGTGACGCTGCGCGGCCGGTTCTACGACTTCTCGGTGGCCGCGGTGGTCGACGGGTTCCCGCCGATCGCCAACGGCGCGACGAACTTCGTCGTGCTGCCCTGGCAGGCGTTCCCGGCGGACAGCCGGCAGGCGCTGCTGCCCAGCGGCTACCTGTTGGCGGGCGACCCGGACCCGCAGGCGCTGCGCGCGGTGGGCGACGCCGGGCAGGAGCGCTGGGCGAGCACCGGCTACCGCGCGAAGGCGTACGAGCCGGTCACGCAGGTGACGACCTGGGACCAGACCCGCGCGAGCCTGGATGAGACGAGCGTCAACGCGGTGATCACCTTCGCGTTCGCCATCGGCGCGGGCACCGGTGTGGTGCTCGCCCTGCTGGCGATCGGCTTCGCCGTCGTCTCCGGCGCCCGGGGCCGCGGCACCGTGCTGTCCCGGCTGCGGACCATGGGCCTGACCCGGGGCCAGGGCCGCGGCCTGCTGCTGGTGGAGCTGATGCCGGTGGTCACCGTGGCGGTGCTGACCGGCGCGGCGGTGGGCGTGGCGATGCCGCGGCTCATCGCCCCCGCGCTGGGCCTCGACACGTTCACCGACGGGATCACGGTCGGGGTCGCCTTCGACCCGCTGGTGGCCGGCGCCGCGGTGGCGCTGGTGCTGATCGGAATGCTGACCGCGCTCGCGGTGGAAACCCTGTTCAACCGCCGGCTGCGCCTCGGTGAGGTGCTCCGGCTCGGTTCCTTCGAAGCGGGAGAGAGCTGA
- a CDS encoding ABC transporter substrate-binding protein gives MRISRAVIAAACVSLLTLAACGSSQDDPESPNYQGAYLYGTDGNMANEFGALFKEQAGLLDGMKGTLPLTELNQTFTSRLNAVWPGLKDYLFAAETYDAMMISALAAQQAGTVEPAKIAQYVNGVTSGEIVCRTFQSCLTLARDGKSIAYRGITVRHGFTDAGEPSTTSYGTVHFSSANQLDNGKTEYLGTGNELNASGKKPPRPAKDGKSAVALKFGGLLPQTGALAYTAPPMLAAAKLAVKEINEAGGVLGKNVEWVDGNDGTDPRVATATIAKHAAEGVHILIGPGASGVALASLPEAVKHGMIMFSPCNTSASLTTADDKGLYFRTAPSDILQARAIADVILRDGDRKVAIVAHSGNYGTNLAKDVVKELVKAGLSEIDVQTHIYQITDDGSVKDKAELERIAGDIVSVQPDGVLVIGYSESAEVVKALSTAGAVLRH, from the coding sequence ATGCGTATCTCGCGAGCTGTCATAGCCGCTGCCTGCGTATCGCTGCTCACGCTCGCTGCCTGCGGTTCGTCGCAGGACGATCCGGAGAGCCCGAACTACCAGGGTGCGTACCTCTACGGCACCGACGGCAACATGGCGAACGAGTTCGGCGCCCTGTTCAAGGAGCAGGCGGGCCTGCTCGACGGCATGAAGGGCACGCTGCCGCTCACCGAGCTGAACCAGACCTTCACCAGCCGGCTGAACGCGGTGTGGCCGGGCCTGAAGGACTACCTCTTCGCGGCCGAGACCTACGACGCGATGATGATCAGCGCGCTGGCGGCCCAGCAGGCGGGCACCGTCGAGCCGGCCAAGATCGCGCAGTACGTCAACGGCGTGACCTCGGGCGAGATCGTCTGCCGGACCTTCCAGTCCTGCCTGACGCTGGCCCGGGACGGCAAGTCGATCGCCTACCGCGGCATCACCGTGCGGCACGGCTTCACCGACGCCGGTGAGCCGTCGACGACCAGCTACGGCACCGTGCACTTCAGCTCGGCCAACCAGCTCGACAACGGCAAGACGGAGTACCTGGGCACCGGCAACGAGCTCAACGCCAGCGGCAAGAAGCCGCCGCGCCCGGCGAAGGACGGCAAGTCGGCCGTCGCGCTGAAGTTCGGCGGCCTGCTGCCGCAGACCGGCGCCCTGGCGTACACCGCGCCGCCGATGCTGGCCGCGGCGAAGCTGGCGGTCAAGGAGATCAACGAGGCCGGCGGCGTGCTCGGCAAGAACGTCGAGTGGGTCGACGGGAACGACGGCACGGACCCGCGGGTGGCCACCGCCACGATCGCCAAGCACGCCGCCGAGGGCGTGCACATCCTGATCGGTCCCGGCGCGTCCGGCGTGGCCCTGGCCTCGCTGCCGGAGGCGGTCAAGCACGGCATGATCATGTTCTCGCCGTGCAACACCTCGGCGAGCCTGACCACCGCCGACGACAAGGGCCTGTACTTCCGTACGGCCCCGTCCGACATCCTGCAGGCGCGGGCGATCGCCGACGTGATCCTGCGCGACGGCGACCGCAAGGTCGCGATCGTCGCGCACAGCGGCAACTACGGCACGAACCTCGCCAAGGACGTCGTCAAGGAGCTGGTCAAGGCCGGTCTCAGCGAGATCGACGTGCAGACGCACATCTACCAGATCACCGATGACGGCAGCGTGAAGGACAAGGCGGAGCTGGAGCGGATCGCCGGCGACATCGTCTCGGTCCAGCCGGACGGCGTGCTGGTCATCGGCTACTCCGAGTCGGCCGAGGTGGTCAAGGCACTCTCCACGGCCGGTGCTGTCCTGCGCCACTAA
- a CDS encoding SigE family RNA polymerase sigma factor, with product MTRDVDEFTAYVQARMEHWRRTAYLLSRDWHIADDLVAILAGKLYRHWRRLHALPYLDAYAQRMLTRVWLDETRRPWRRERASADLPEGAATAGQRIEERDALWRLLGALGPRQRAVLVLRFYLDFSVEETADALGVSTGTVKSQCARGLETLRALVGQSEVAQ from the coding sequence GTGACCCGAGACGTGGACGAGTTCACCGCCTACGTGCAGGCCCGGATGGAGCACTGGCGGCGCACCGCGTACCTGCTGAGCCGAGATTGGCACATCGCCGACGACCTCGTCGCGATCCTGGCCGGCAAGCTCTACCGGCACTGGCGGCGCCTGCACGCCCTGCCCTACCTCGACGCATACGCCCAGCGCATGCTCACCCGGGTCTGGCTGGACGAGACCCGCCGCCCCTGGCGCCGCGAGAGAGCCTCCGCCGACCTGCCGGAGGGCGCGGCCACCGCGGGGCAGCGCATCGAGGAACGGGACGCGCTGTGGCGGCTGCTCGGGGCGCTCGGCCCGCGGCAGCGGGCGGTGCTCGTGCTCCGCTTCTACCTCGACTTCAGCGTGGAGGAGACCGCGGACGCGCTCGGCGTCAGCACCGGAACCGTGAAGAGCCAGTGCGCCCGCGGCCTGGAGACGCTGCGGGCCCTGGTCGGCCAGAGCGAGGTGGCGCAGTGA